The Leishmania infantum JPCM5 genome chromosome 19 region CAAAACTGCACTTCCTGGCAAGTAAAGCTCGACagggggggaggcagagaCTTGATACAGACCATCGCTGTAGTTTTCAGCGGATGCTGGCGCGTGACCCTTTCCTGCAGGCATCTATATCTCTCGCCTTGTGCACACACCATGCGAAGAGAAGACGACTTGTTGCAGCAGAGCAAGAACGtaagcaaaaaaaaaataacaATTCAACAGAGAGCAGTGCAGAATGGAGTGCAGGAAGGAACAAAAAGAtccgagagagagagggctgCGGAGGCGTCGCGCGGGGGAGTAATGCGGACGTAGAGACGGACAGAGGTGAGCGCATGTCATCACAGGCAACCAAAAAGCAAAgaacacacatgcacgcccTGTGCATAAACCACGATGCAATTGGTAAAaacagaggagggagaagaagcggtTTTTGCGAGGAAGTGCACTTTTCCCGGCGCATCCTCCGCCATACAGCACGAGCTCCACTCCACCCTACCCCTCACagcctgccacaggcccccattccgcgcggtgcgaagcagcgctagaAGCGCattacagcaatgcgccgacacAGTCATCGGAgcgccgtctctgcctcaaactctgcccacccgcccaccaAGTAGGCTGCCTCACAGTCGCTTCCCAttgtgctgctcgccacccGGCGCATCACCCTCCGGGTGGCACACAAgcgccccaccccaccagcagggcagtgagggccgggcgaaatacgctcgagtcacgctcACACTCTAGCCatcatatggatggcacaaaTATGCTCACAATCACAGGTCGctccggcgcagcgccatccagcaccccggccgccgacatcagtagCGATAagtcgctctgacctcccaCACGCCGTAGGTGCCTGGCCCTATCAGCAGCAGAAGTGCCTCGGCACTGGCGGGGGACAGGGGCGGGCGGCTGCTCGGCATTCCCACAGAGTGGGGGTACTGGACCGCggataccacgcactgaggcgTTCCCTAACACCGCTATCGGGGCTGCTTAAAGGTACAGATAAAACAAAGAAAATTGGGGTGCGCTGGAAAGTATCTTGCGGGTGCGTTCACGTGCAGCAGCCTACTctacccctctccctcatccCACGCGCTCGCACTCCACACTGCCGCCCCTATGTATATAATGGAAAGAGCAGGTAAGCAGAAGACGGTCTCTCTATCGTGCAGCATtcgcctcgcctcccccctctccgaTGCTGCAAAGAAAGCAGCGCCATGGCGAAAGAGCGGCAACGAGGCAGATGGCGCTGTCGAACTGCTGCGTCGAGCTTGAGTGAGAGAATGAAAATAAAAAACGCCTGTGTACCTGCCGCACAAGACGCGTCAGCCGTTCACACGCACGGCAGTGGTCACTGCAAGCTCCTTTCCATGTGTCGACGCACTCGAGCGCGAGGAGACGTCTTTGCAGTTTCTGTGCAGGTGAGCAGGCATGCgtttttcctcttctccccaTTTCTTTATTTTGTCTTGCAAGCTCTGATTACTGTGTGTCTGCCTGGCTTGCATGGAAAGGACAAAGCCACGAGTGAGAAGAAAGCAAGAGGGACGTAAACCGTGAAGGCGGTGATGGAGGCGCTTGATGCGAACGCTGTGGAAACGCTTCCTTCATTCGTTTTTGTGCGAGCATGAGTCAATttgttggtggtggtaggGGGTGCATTGTCATCTCTGGTGAGACTATCGAAAAAGATGAGAGCAAAGGGCCCGAAAACAAGAGGAAGCACCGGCGCAAAGCAAAGCGCTGCGCTGATGCAGCGGTGCAGAGGGCGAGTAatacagagagagcgcacgCATCCAATCTAAAAGGCCCGGAGAGGGGTGACGGGGAAGGCGGTAGAGGAAATGCCGGTGGGCAAAAATCAATCAACAGCAGAAAAGGTACTAGCGCGCCTGCCAGTATCTGCCGCTGCATGCTAAtgagtttgtgtgtgcgtgtgtgcctcctgGTGACTGCGGGACACGTATACCTATGTGTGTACCAGtggcacacgcatacagagCGGGAGGCGTCCTCTCTCAACTCCCACCCTCGCAGCTATTCTTATGCGGCAAGGCTGAGAGGaaacagaaaaggaagagagggcaCAAAGGATGGCAGCAGCAATAAGAAGAGACAGGGAAATGGCGACGCCCTTGCGTAGATAAAGTGCAAGCAGATACACATATATGTCAGTGCACGTCAACTGTGATACAGCAGAGCCACACAGAATACTTATGGTTTCACTTGCTTTTCCTTTTGACGTGTGAGCGCGTCTCTTCATTGAGGCTCCGGGTGTTGCCGTGGACGGGCATGAGAAGGACGGAAATGAAGTCGGTGCAGGCGTGTGGGATGGGTTCGATAGATCACAAGTGGAGTGCGTTGTGTGAAGAGACGCCGCCGTTGTCGAGTCCTTTGATGCACACAATTTCGACATGACAAAGAAGCACGAAGAGAAGCGTGTGGGCAAGACGAGGAAGCCTTGGAAGTGTTCGGCACAGCATGTCATGCGCACATTTCGCAAtcgaagagggggaggggatgagAATAGCTCATGGCCTACTCCATTTTCCGTGCGTTCCAGCCAATGACgagaggcggcgatggtAAAACTCAGGGTTGAAAGAAGGGGGTACTGCAACTGGAGGGCAGAGCGCTTTTCACCAGTTCAGCGGGCATAGGCACGCCATGCGGACTCAGCTGACGACATGGACACACCTCCCCCATAAGAGACCGAGCGACTGCGCGTTGCTCGCGTCTTCCCGGATCCACACCACACCTATGAACACTGTAGAAGATACAGTGGCACGTGTTTATGGGAAACACATATGCGTGGATGCATCCCACCAACAGCAACGCATAACGacacgtgtgtctgtgtgtccctgtgtgcctgtgtggaAGTGCCTTCCATATCTTCCTTTCGTCGCTATTCCTTAAACGGGCCAAAAGCCCATCATTAATAAAAAAACAGTAAGAGAAACAACCCCCACAGCCGttctcccttttccttcatTGGTTTTCCATCCTCTGTATCGGAAATGCACCCCATCAGGCGAGCGCCTTTGTGAGCTTGCGCACCGTGAGAGAGATGCACCAGAGGCGACCACAAAGCCCCCaccccaaaaaaaaaaaaaaaacagagacAGCGACACTTTAGAAAAGTAAGAGCGCAAGAAACAACACGCGCTGCCAAAGAtcgcacacagagacaccgACATACACGCGTAGGTGGATGCGTATGATCTATTTCCTAGTTCCGCCGATATACGTGTGTGGTCTTCGTACTTGACTACGCACGTTCTTCACTTTTTTAGAAATTATGGTTTCTCTCCTACCTAAAACTAGCCCATGACTCGATGATCACATCGACAAGATGCACGCTATCACTTTCATATTCTTCCCAGCTCTAGTGGGCAACACCACGCCCACCACCGGCCTTCTGCCCgccttttgtgtgtgtgtgtgtgtgtgtgtgtgtgttgcgtTCCTTGTCTTTCTTTGGCACATCCTTTTCGTCTGGATGTTTCACATACCCTCGATttccctcacacacgcacacgcacgtggaAAGAggccaagcagcagcagtgcaatGGGGATGGCAGTGCCGCGCCTTGGCCCGCCAAGTTCATACATATCTCACACCCGAGAATGCCTGACGAAAAGAAGCACACAGACAACGGCACAAGAAGAGGCACAAAACACTAGAGAAGAAAGCACAGGGAGCACACATCAGGTTAGTCCGGATTACAACCCGAGATAAGCACAACAAAAGTGAACACCAGAAGAAAAGCGTCGTCAGTCGCCCTAGCCCCTCACCTCATTCTCCATACTATaaggatagagagaggggggagattAACGCACGTCTCACTGCTCTCACTCCTTAATTCTTCGCGGCGCGAGCACTGATGTAGTACGGCTTGATAGCATCAACGCCGGACAGCACCAGCGCACCAGCGACACCACGCAGAATGttcgcgccagcaccgcggaACAGCGAAGCCGCGCCCTCGTTCTTCACGCACTGCATAAAGCACTCGAACGAGTTGCGGTAGTTCTTGCCGGTGCCGGACGTCATCATCATGCGACGGCGCACGGTGTCCAGCGGGTATGAGATCAGGCCAGACACGATAGTCACAATCCAGCCCAGCATGAAGTTCACAATGAAGTTGTCCACCGGCAGCATCGGCTGCAGCGTGTCGTACAGGCCAAAGTAGAAGCCGCGGTACGCGACAATGCCCACGCATGACACGCAGAAGCCGCGGTACAGACCTACCAGGCCGTCGGTCTTGAACGTCTTGATGTAGCAGTCCACCATGCCGCTGTACTGGCGCTCGCCTCCCTTCTTCGCAGACTTCGTGTCGTTCGCGAGGCGGGTACGCACGTAGTCCAGCGAGTACACGAAGCACAGCGACACAGCGCCGGCGAGACCGCCGGACGCCATGTTGCCCATGAACCACTTCATGTAGCCGTCACGGTCCTTCTTGTAGTTGAACATACGCTTGAACTGGTCCTTGAAGGCGAAGTTCAGCGCCTGCGTCGGGAAGTAGCGGATCACGTTCGACAGGTTGCCGCGCCACAGCGCGTACAAGCCCTCCGTCTTCACCGTGCGCGTCAGGCAGTTCATCACGCCGCTGTACGGGCGGTCGAGCGTGCCCTGCTTGATCATCTCACCCTGGTTCTGCACCAGCAGCTTCACACGTTCgatcggcgccgcagccgtcttggcagcgccagcggcaacaCCGCTGATCATGAACTCCTCCCAGAAGCCGAGCTTCGGCATATCCTGGCGCGCCTTCCTCGGAGCCGCCGCAGAGTTATTGTTGGCAGACATGCTTGATACAAAACGGAAAGAGCCTTGAAGTGCAAAGGGCGATTGAAGAGACGGAAGATGTCGAGCAGATCTGGGAAAAAGACGGAGTAAAGGAAACATTTTGGAAAGTACGAAAGGATGGCGTCGTGGCGTCGAGTGCAGACTGCAGCCCCCCGCCCGCATCACACTCCTGCCCACctgccgtggcagcagcgtgccGCAAGAAAGCCTCCAAAAGAGGATATGGTGCTTACATTCGGCAACCAGCGTATCACGGCTGACACTTCTCTCGCTACCTCGTCACGTTGCAGAGACTAGGCGTTTTCCTTTCTGGCGACCATATTACGGCGCAGCAAGCAGGGCCCGCTTTGTTTGAGCGTGTGGCTCTTTCAAGCAACGGCCACTGCACTCGTATATGCTTGGTATCGATTCGGAAAACAGAAGTCTGTAGCAGACAGACGCGACCCACAATAAAGGACAGCAATCCTTGGCCGGTTCTGTAAACACACGCTAGAGCAACAGATAGTCTAGTGAGTGCAGCACTGCAGTACAAGAAAAAACGTACAGGTGAAACAGACGTAAAGACGAGACCGCAGCACAAGCCATTGAGCGCCAGGCTCAAAGAAAACTCACActgtctttttctttcttttcggCGCGCCCATCCTCCGCCATACAGCACGAGCTCCACTCCACCCTACCCCTCACagcctgccacaggcccccattccgcgcggtgcgaagcagcgctagaAGCGCattacagcaatgcgccgacacAGTCATCGGAgcgccgtctctgcctcaaactctgcccacccgcccaccaAGCAGGCTGCCTCACAGTCGCTTCCCAttgtgctgctcgccacccGGCGCATCACCCTCCGGGTGGCACACAAGCGCCCTCGCTAGCAgggcagtgagggccgggcgaaatacgctcgagtcacgctcACACTCTAGCCatcatatggatggcacaaaTATGCTCACAATCACAGGTCGctccggcgcagcgccatccagcaccccggccgccgacatcagtagCGATAagtcgctctgacctcccaCACGCCGTAGGTGCCTGGCCCTATCAGCAGCAGAAGTGCCTCGGCACTGGCGGGGGACAGGGGCGGGGGACAGGGGCGGGCGGCTGCTCGGCATTCCCACAGAGTGGGGGTACTGGACCGCggataccacgcactgaggcgTTCCCCCTTATCGGGGACAAACTAATACTgcaacaaaaagaaggtCATTGATGCATTAATCACCATTCGACGAGGGGTTTGTCTGCACAGTTGTGACGTTCAACAACCGCACCACCTCGTCCCTTCGCTCTCATCGCACTGTCGCGCCTCCCTTCATACCAGGCTGTGAGTGCAGCGGAGAAACTACGCCTCTCCGCTAAATTGCGACGTGCTCAGTACGTGCGCTCCACAAGAAAAGAGCAGAATGTGCGCATCAGCAGCTTCGGAAAGGAGTCCTCGAGTAGCGGGTCCAGGGCGTTCCACATCTCctgaaggcggtggcgcgcaaTCAGAAAGCACTCCGATGTAGCGTCAACTTTCATGATGAGTTCCACTGCCTGTAGGATGTCTGCCGCTTCCTTTGTCGGCTTCCGCAGAATTGCCCAGAGTGTCTGCCGGTCCACGGCCTCAAGACGGCCCATCGCGATGGCGATAGGGTATGTAATCTTACCGTCCTTGATGTCTTCCGCTTCCTCCTTCAGATTTCCTTCAAAGCCGCGGATGTTTAGCGCGTCGTCCACGATCTGGAATGCGAGACCCAGCGCGAGGCCGAACCTCTCCACAGCCTCCGACAAAACCGTAGGCGCCTCACAGAGCACACACGCCATGGAGCAGAGCGCTCCTACTGCACCGCCCGTTTTGTATGTGTGAATCGCATCGAGCGCATCGAACAGCGTGCTCGCATCGCCGGTCTCTACGACTTTAGGCATCAGGTAGTCGAGGCGGTAGATATCCAAGCCTTGGCCCGCGTGCCCAGCGAGCAGCACGTCGAAGTACAGCTGGTAGATGCGGCTGGCCTTCTCCGGCGGGAGGTCCTGGATGCGGGCGGCACGTGGCCCCATAAAGTAGCAAGCACTGCCAGCGTTGATGGCCGTCGGGACGCCGTACTCCACGTGCACACacttgccgccgcggcgcaccacgGAGTTGTCCTGAATGTCGTCGATGATCAGCGACcccacgtgcagcagctcggctACCGCAATGTAGCGGCGGCAGTCGAAGTACTGACGAGACAACGCATTGCAGCAGCTCACGAGGATCAGGCTGCGCCACGACTTGCCGCCACGGTCGATGATGGAGCGCACAGGCCGGAACAGAGTTTCACAGATCTTGTCCGCAGGCGCCCCTCGATTCATCGCATAGCGCCCCAGTACATTCTCAGACACCCAAGAATCAGACGCGGTCAGCGGATAAATCTCCTCGAGCGCGCCATGCACATACGACCCAACGTacttcagcagctccgacGTGTTGTTATACGGTGAGGCTTTCTTCTTGTGCTCAAAGAAGCCACGCAACGTCACGGCGTCTccgccgcacacgccacTGCCCTCCACGACACCCTCGTAGAATCCTGCACCGCCAACCAGAACTGTGCCGATCTCCTGCGCAGCAAAGGCCGTGTGCATCGTCACGTCCAGTCCCATCGACGCCGAGCATAGGCGAAACTCAGACGGATACTGCATGAACGTAACAAGGCTTGACCACGTCTTATTCGTCTCTATGATTACATCGTCGTGGTAATGGCGACTGCCATCCGCTCGCGTCTCCACggcagctctctctcccgcctcaGATTCATTGTTACCTGCAATGTGGAAAATGCTCAATTGCGACATGTTCGAGGCATGAAGAGACAGCCACGACCAACTGTACTTGGCCTCCTTATCGACTTCAGAGGTAGACCCCCCCAGCTCACGGTCATACCACCCCAAACCCGTCACCTCGCGCTTCACACCCTTCACCACAACATACCCCGTCACACTCATCGACGGGAAGTAGTAGTAGTACATGCCGTTCACACGGCCATCCTTTCCATG contains the following coding sequences:
- the ANC2 gene encoding ADP,ATP carrier protein 1, mitochondrial precursor, giving the protein MSANNNSAAAPRKARQDMPKLGFWEEFMISGVAAGAAKTAAAPIERVKLLVQNQGEMIKQGTLDRPYSGVMNCLTRTVKTEGLYALWRGNLSNVIRYFPTQALNFAFKDQFKRMFNYKKDRDGYMKWFMGNMASGGLAGAVSLCFVYSLDYVRTRLANDTKSAKKGGERQYSGMVDCYIKTFKTDGLVGLYRGFCVSCVGIVAYRGFYFGLYDTLQPMLPVDNFIVNFMLGWIVTIVSGLISYPLDTVRRRMMMTSGTGKNYRNSFECFMQCVKNEGAASLFRGAGANILRGVAGALVLSGVDAIKPYYISARAAKN
- a CDS encoding putative polyprenyl synthase, with translation MSEDWPQHFPPRGTVPDAEVYDQLISASTLQWWYANAHLTVKGEDDSSLAFFASFFRQAGDNCPTATTKYYDACVWALIDLENMKCYADSALDPESIDQLKLRLDPAVMGRKLEHVEVALLELLNKGRVPRPDRLLKGKAVYTQQPFSIALDDSCVMRIAQEGSARRYTFSMTNAADEVYVEVCLETQQQPVLHGKDGRVNGMYYYYFPSMSVTGYVVVKGVKREVTGLGWYDRELGGSTSEVDKEAKYSWSWLSLHASNMSQLSIFHIAGNNESEAGERAAVETRADGSRHYHDDVIIETNKTWSSLVTFMQYPSEFRLCSASMGLDVTMHTAFAAQEIGTVLVGGAGFYEGVVEGSGVCGGDAVTLRGFFEHKKKASPYNNTSELLKYVGSYVHGALEEIYPLTASDSWVSENVLGRYAMNRGAPADKICETLFRPVRSIIDRGGKSWRSLILVSCCNALSRQYFDCRRYIAVAELLHVGSLIIDDIQDNSVVRRGGKCVHVEYGVPTAINAGSACYFMGPRAARIQDLPPEKASRIYQLYFDVLLAGHAGQGLDIYRLDYLMPKVVETGDASTLFDALDAIHTYKTGGAVGALCSMACVLCEAPTVLSEAVERFGLALGLAFQIVDDALNIRGFEGNLKEEAEDIKDGKITYPIAIAMGRLEAVDRQTLWAILRKPTKEAADILQAVELIMKVDATSECFLIARHRLQEMWNALDPLLEDSFPKLLMRTFCSFLVERTY